The genomic DNA CCATCACTCGCTGGACTCGCAGCAGACGTCGAGATACTTGTTGTAGCGATACCAGTCCCAGGTGTAGTCTGCCCAGAAACAAGCGAAGATCCATGAAGCTCGGCACGCAATGCCTCAATACGCGGGTCTCGAGGATGGATTCCAGCCTGGTCGGGATCGGCAACACCAACGTGTGTTTGCCTTGCGTTGGCATCGGCAGATTCATTTTGAATACTATTGCCTTGGTCTGCTGGTGTATCTCTACGCTTTCGTCTTGGGCGAATATGCACATTTGTAATCCAGCGGTATTCCTCACATTGGGCAGAAATAGCAGCGGCAATCAAATCGGTGTGTGGGCGGGCGGGATGGCAAGGTCAAGGCAGAGCTGATGCGCGAATGCTGCCGGAGTGATTAATGTTTCTTGAAATGCCCAAAGTTTGGATTTAGTAGATCATGACATTGGTCAAAGTTTTTGCTCACCATTTATGTTCCACAAAAAGCTGTCCCGAATTTGGTGCGACTCCGTATTGAGTTCGAGTCGAACGGGGATATAGATTGCACGTTTTGAAGCAGCTTCTGCAAGCCGTGCCTCTGAGCTAAGATGAAAATATAGGCGTTATGGTCAGAATTTTCCCTATTTGGGGAATCGATGGCAACGTACAAATATTCTTGTTGAATTCGAGTGGCCTTTTGTGGATGTATAAATTTTGCAGGGGGTATGGCGCCTAAATAGTTTCGATCTAACTCTCCACTAGTCCTTGAACCAGTCGATATGCCGGTAGGCACAACCAGAGCTGGACCCGAAGACTCTCCTTCAACATCTACGTTctcatcttcgtcatccTCCATTTCGGCATAGTTGACGACTCCACCCCGAGTTCGGCGAGAAGGACCGAAAGATGCTGCATGTGTGAGCGTTGGTGGGGGCTGAGTCGGGTTATGATTCGGAGGAACTGGGGCAAGGCCAAGTGGTTGCATAAGCAGAGTGCTACCCGTACGTGCTCGCGAGTGATACGAAGTGTAAATGGCCTGAGCATGGGTTGGCAGCGTAGGTGGATATGTAGAGTTCCATTGCCGCGCACCAACCGTGGAGGACATGGTTGACCAAACCCACTCCGGAACCGCGCTTCAGCACAGCCACATGCCTCAGGGTCCGTGTTGTTTACTTGACTCGATGATCATCCTAAACAATGACCGCATTTCACTTCCCGCCACGATCGAGCTTAGACCTGTATTCGCTGGGTTTTATCAACCGGAATATTCGTTACTAACTAAAATACCTTACAATGGAATCTACCGACGAAGAGGACTTCTGGGATGAAGTTGAAGTTCCTCAGCCAGTGTCTTACACGGTAGCCGAGACTATCGAAATACCATTGACAGAGACAGAGCCCCGCCAACCACTAGACTACGACATCGAGGTAACGATAACCAAGAAAGGTGCTTCAACCAACGAACAACAGGCCGAGGCTATAGCGTCAGTGACCAGCAGCTTCAATACAAGCATAATTGGTGGCTGAATAATTGTTTAATAGAAAACGACAGGCTGCTGCTCACAATCGACTTGTTCGTCTTGAATCTCATAAATTACACACTATATCGCTTTTGGCCTCTCTGTCTATACGGAATAAATGGTTAAACGACCAAGCGCTTAAGGTTTGTACCCAGAATTGGATCTTTGCTTCTTACACTGACTCGGGTTTTAAAGGCTCGACTATTGTCTCTGATACCACTGCCTATTCAGCACGGGTTTACTTCTATTACGAAGAGCACATCCGGACCCCGCTCGTCGAGGGAGATTGTTTGAAACAGCGCTCGTTCGCCTTGTGAGCTGGTTCGCGCCATCATCTCCCGCCACTACCCAAAACCTCTACGTGGAACGCCCTTCTGATGGTTGGTTCCGAATCACAAACCCCGGGCACATCAAATCCCACACCTTCGAAGCTGGGATGCGTCGAATCCAGGTACTTGAAAAACGAGAGGCCGAAAGGAAAGCCCGCCGAGCCAAACGCCAGGAACGTCGTGCTAAACGAGCACGAGCACGCATTAAAGGGAAAGGGAAGGCTCGGGACGTATCGAGCTCTAGCTCAGATGACAACGAAGATCAAGATCTGGATGTTGGTGACTGAAGACGAATGGTACGCACCGGAACGTCTCCGCTCTCCCAATTCGATCGCCAAGCATGCTCTGCAACGATCCGGAAGTCGTGATATGGCAGCCTTGGTTTTTGTTGCAATTGTCAGAGCTTTAGGAATTCCTGCTAGACTTGTCTCAAGTTTACAATGTGTCCCATGGGCTTTGCCAAAGGACTATGCGAGCAAAGCTCGTAAACCTAAGGACAAGACAACAGTGACGTCGAAGCGGGATGATCAAGACACTGCCGTTGATGAAGATGCAATGCCCGGAGTTTCCTCCAGGGTAGGCTCACCAAACAGTACCGGAGCAAATAGCGTATTGTCTGCCACCGCATACCATACGGATAGGTCCGCCGATCACAGCGATAACCCCACACGCCTCAAGCCATCGATCAAACGAAAACGAGGACCAGGTACCGGAAATAACCCTATATCCATGATTGAAGGCAATCAGGTCGGTCGGAGAGATCAGGCGGTGGATAGGGGCACTGGTAGCAAGGCCAAAGCTATACGACCAAGAGATGCTGTCAATCATGATTTGCCACTGCTTCGCCTTCTCGGCCGACAATCAAACTTCGTCGTGCACGACCTGCCGGGCATGTTCTAGGAACCGCGCCGTCACCAGGAGGTGCGAATACAAGTGGTAACGATAAACAAAGTGATGGTAAGTTTGAAAGTAATAATAATAGGTTATTTGCTTGGGCATTTAATAGTTTACCTTGTAATAAACTTCTGATTCTACACTAATTTCTTAGGTCAGTTCTATGGAATGCTCCGAACTCGCTTCATAAGTGACTAATGCTCATATGATGACAGGCTCCTACACTCTGGGCTGAGGTGTTCTCTCGTCCTGACGGTCGTTGGATCCCAGTGGATCCGGTACGTGGGTTTGTCAATCGAGCAGGTTTATTCGAACGGCGGGACCAAGCCGGGAAGCGAAAGGCTGAAAAACTGATGTACGTGGTAGCGATGGAAGAAGGTAAGCCTTATGTCAGTGTTTGTTCCGAGGAAATGAGCGTTGTATGCGTGTGATCCGTGACGCAAACAGATCCGGAGCGCAAGGGGGAGGGTATATGATGACTTACGATGGCACATTGCTTTCTCACCATGGGTTCAGCCCACGCTCAATGCTAATAAGGGGAAATATGAGCTAACTTTCAATTAATTGTAGACGGCTACGCCCGTGATGTGACCGCGCGGTACGCAAAGAACTTTGGAGCTCATCAAGCCAGAGCAAGAGCACGGATCGCCGCAGGACGAAAGAATGGAAAAGTCGAATGGTGGGATTCCGTCATGCGTGTCCTGAAAAGACCATATGCTCTGGTAAGTTTATTATAATTGTGTTATCCACTGTGCTGAGATTTGCGGGTTTAGCACCGCGACGATGTTGAAGATGCGGAATTATCCCATCAGAGAGCTCTAGAAGGTCTGCCAAGTTCTATTAGCGCATTTAAGGATCATCCGATATACGCCTTGGAGAGACACCTTCGCAGAGATGAAGCTATCCACCCACGAACTGAAATAGCCCATTTCCGGGGCGAACCCGTGTTCCCGCGTCGAAATGTGCTTTCTCTGAAGCCGGCAGAGGGGTGGATGCGCCAAGGAAGGGTGTTACGCTCAGGCATGCAACCGATCAAGATGGTGAAAGCGCGTGCAAGCACCATACGCAAAAAAAGAGAGCTGGAAGTTCGTCGCGAAGACGAGGGTGAGGTCATGGTAGGCATGTATGCAGAATGGCAGACGGAGCTCTATAAATCTCCCCCAGTTATCGACGTGAGCAAATACGCATTCTTGGATTTCATCATTACTGAAGTATGACCATATCCAGGGCAAGATCCCAACAAATGACTTTGGGAATATCGATCTTTATGTACCGACAATGCTTCCGGAAGGTGCTGTTCATATCCCGCGTAAGTACACTTGGATGGATGCGCCAGTCTCATCTAATGCAATACCCCTGACAGAAAAAGGTTGTGCAAAGGTTGCGCGAAAGCTGGGTATCAATTTCGCCGAGGCTGTAGTGAGTCTTAATTGAAGTCATCCCTGTCTCCTAAATCTGACTCAATCAAACCTATGTTTGACGTACTCAAACATGACTGACGTAGACCGGTTTCGAGTTCCGCAATCGCCAGGCAACTCCGATTATCACAGGAATCGTTATTGCAGCGGGGAACGAACAAGTGTTTTTAGAGGTAAGAAACCTCTATTTGCAGGCTATTCGGCTATCGGACCGCCATAACGAACCGTCGCAATTCATACTGTGAGCTCACTCGTTTATTAGGCTTTAGCTTCCCACATACGATTGGAGCAGGCAAAAGAGGCCACCAAACGCCGCGAACGAGTTTTACAGCGTTGGACACGGCTCGTACAGGGACTTAGGATTGTTCAGAGGGTCAATGAGCAATACTCAGGAGATAATCGCCCGGGCATCGATGAGAACGCGTCCGCAGATGGTGAAGAAGTTGTGGTAAGCCTTATGAAGCATTTTGACTTGCCGCCGGCGAGATTTTGTTAATGACTGCTGATCCCATAAATTTGCTTTCCTAGGAACCTGGAGCTTTTTGGATGATCTGAAAGACGTGGTCAGGCCGTATAATCTACCGCAAGCACAGCCCATCGTCCCCAAGCTGATaaccgaggaagaagatagGGGAGTCTCAGAGCTCATGATGCCTCAAGAACTTTTGCATGGCATGCCTGATTCGCCATCTCGTTATACATGGTCAGCGCTAATGGAGGATGATGAACGCCACGACGAACATGCTGAACTTGAATCTCCTACCGAACTCATGAGTCGCGATACCACTAATATGGAACCGCCATTGACTATGCAAGAGCTCGCCGACAAACTCTCCAGAgcaagggaacaaggaaacTCAGAGCCCACAAATGGCGAAACCGAGGTAATACCTGACGCAACTACTCCACCCCTGCCAGAAATGGAATCAGATCGTCACGTCACCAAAGCCAGCCCAGAGGATAACGATGCCAAGCCCAACCCTATAGACAATCGATCCGAGGCTAATCAAAATAACACAGGCAAAACCACCCGCCAATTGCGCAGGTCATCGCGTCGGCACAATGCTCTATCTACGACCCCGGCCCCGGCCACGCCGACCCCCACGCGCACGCTGAGGCCGCGCCGGAAACCCTGATGTACACGCACTTGCACATGCTTTACGACCTCCCAGGCACCTTCACCTTTTAATTTCAGTGTGATCGACATTGGTTATCTTAATCAACGAGTAATGAAGGCCAATAGCCTTGTCATTGTATTTATTCTACACTCAATATGCGTTCTAGTTCCTGTTCACATTAATACAATCATATGTTCAACGACCAGCCTGCAGAAATGCGAGAGTCTCACCTCCTCGGGAATCGCAGCAATCAGAGAATCCAGCGTTGCGCTGGTTTCGCTAGGATCCGAGTGCGTGCTGGCTATCGTATCGGGGTTTGTCGGCCCACAAGAGAGGCCGAGTTCGTTCCCATTGGTTGAGCCCCAGTTAGCTCTTTTGAGCGGGTGCTATCGCATGTCGAAGGAACCAGCATAGCAAATGTAAGATAGGAGGTATGACCGCGCACTTCACCAAACGGTTTCGAAACTATGTACCTCTCTTCTGAGGCTTTGGGCGATATCGTGTTTGTATGTGGGCCCCGCTCTTGCTGAATTGAAGACGAATTGCCTGAAGGAGAACCGAAAAAATCCAATTCAGCTAGTATCAAACATAAGTTAGTACCTAAACGCACGCCTTGGTATAGTCTATTTTGCTCACGTAGTGATTCCCCACCAAGCTGCGCCACCTTGGTTCTTTTAGAGTGATCATTACTTTGTTCTCCCTCACCTCCCTCAACCCTTTTTCGCTTCTTGTCTCGGGCAGCAGCTTCAATTTGTTTAAGGCGACGTTGCTCTTTACGTGTTTCAATGTCTCGAAGTCGACTGGCGGCATCTTCTACCGTTTGCATAGGCGCACTGCATATGTCATGTGGTTTGGTGAGGGTTTCATACATTGTAACCCCTGCTCGTCCGACCAGAAAAGGGTGGACAAAATAATCTGGATTAGAGGCAAAATTTTCGAAGGGAGTTGGTGTCTGACCTGTGAAGCCCAATTCGTTCAAGGCGGATACGGTACGTAGGACCTGTTCCATACAGGGGCTGAAGCAACAAATGCGCCCAATGCGGTCTTTCTGATCGGGAAGTCAATTCATGACTGTTTATCTTCGGGACCACcgctttgtttaaaattgctCACTCTGAGAGCCTGTTTGGCGGATGCAACTGCTTCCCATGGCGCTGGGAGATCCAAAAATACTGCAAAGGTATTTTTAAATAATAGATTGCGTtgaggggaggggggagcACCAGGAAGTCAGCTATCCATCACTCAGCAAGATAGGCGTTGATAATCAGAGCCTTTCAAGGTAAATATGTCGGAGTTATGGAGTACGTACCACTGTCAACTTCATTCTGAAGACCAAATCCGTCTTTGCAAACATTTCGATGTTGCAATACCACGAACTCGTTCATCCCATGCCTCGCAAACTCTTCTCTGTACTCGCGAGGTTAAGCTGTTGCCCCCTGTTTTGAGACGAGATATCACGGACCTCGCCTTATTTGCACGCTGTTCGTGGAATTCAAAGGAGAAGAGCCTTCCAGTTGGACCGACAGTTCGAGCAATACTATGAGAGAATGACCCAGATCCTGTACCTGTGGAAAGAGATACATTATAAGCGGCAAAATTTCAAGAGAGTGAGCGTACCAGCCTCGGCTACTGCGCTTCCAGGTTTGATTCCTAACCACATGGAAATATAGGATATGTCCGCATGATACAAAATCTGCGTTCTATGCGGAAGTGCCAATGTCCACAGCTCAGGTGTGGGTCTTAATGCATGGATAAAACCTTTCCCGTTTCGAGATGAAATTTTTGACCCATAGCTTACACCCACAAGGTCAGAATGTCGGTAGACTCCGTACCGACCATTCAACTCTTTGCCAGGTGTTACGACAATTGGTTGAATATCTTCTCGAGTCTATTCAGCTGATATTAGTAAAGATCTGAGGTTATCCAAAGTACGAACCATCCATAGAATGACAACATCCCCCACAGCTATGCAACGTGAATTCGACCACATTGTCGTCAATATAAAGTGGCCCGACGAATGTTTACACCTCAGTTGGTAATTTGAAAGTCGGAGTTAGTCAGGTTTTCAAATTACGCCTGTGCTGAAACTGGCGTCGCTTTTGAGATTTGCTTCTCATGCGCACATATCTCCGGGTCTCCCACGTTTCCATACGAGCCGTAGTGTACCAGCCCGAACTCTCAGCTCCTAACACTCACTGTCTGGAACTCAATAAAGTTTGTCCGATTCGACGGGTTTATCACCTAAATGCTAGTCAGCTCTCCTCTACTATGGCTCTATGAAAATCATTTCCCAATACTTTACCAGGAATGGTACCAATAAGTCTTAATCTGCTTCAAGCATGCGATACCACGGCTTCTGTCACCCAATCCCTATCATAGAACTTGATCACCCCAGACAACCGGGTTATAGGTCACTCAGAGGTCCAAGGCGTTTTGGAGCATGTGTTACTACCCATGGGGTTCGCGCGTGAGTATGATCAGGAATATGATCAATTGTAAGAAATTAGACTTTTTTTGCTGCGTGCATGAGTCTTGTTGTACATGTTTACCCCTTGCGCGCCAGTCGGTATTGTCCCCCCTACCCAGGCTATATaaaaaaaccatttcccgaTAGATATGGATCGGCGACCTCGTCATCTCTCCCAGTCTGTTATAGCAAGTCCTTACCGGTTTACATTATGGATTGCTCTTTTAGTACGCCATTCTTCCGATCAACTACCTTTGTCAAAGCTAACTGGGTCCTGCAGTGTTTATTATTAGAGTCAACTCAGTGAGTACCAAATATGTGTAACGTGATGTCCCATATGCACAATAATTGATGCTATCAATAGCTCGAGTTTGTCTATGCATCTGAATCAATAACAGATGTGCTGGGTAAGCCTTATCCCAGTATCACTTTCTTGTGCGGTTTGTGATATCTACTTGGATCAGGGTTCGAACAACATCATGTACTCAACGCGGCATTACAGACCTAGTGGACGATTATGAACAAGAGGATGTAGCTAGAGCACTAAAGTACGTACAATAAGACAATTCATATAAGCGTATTCATTTTGTTTTCATATAAAATAGCACCATCGTTCGTGAAAACAAAGCCGCTAGTTTACTATATCTTCATCTCTTGCATGCGCAACAACAAAGGTTTATAGTTTGCCAAATGGTAAGCTCACCCCCAGATTGTCAGTTTCATGAACTAAATGCCCATTCTTGGAAGACCATCAGCGTTGCGGGCAACGTAAGTAATATGGTTTCCCGTATTTTGTTCAAGAGTAGACATCATGCGTGATATTAGGTTATAGTGGGGAGTATTTGTCAAGCCGCGCTAGACGCAATCGGCAGCACAGCGCGCGATCAGAGTGCCGAAGAATTGATTGTAGCTGTGAACGAATCCGTTAGTTATCCAGGAATATCGGTATGTCATTGTCCGAGAACAGGGTTGGATTGGATATTGACGACTTGTGGGCCGCCGCAGAGGTACCATGCAACCGGTTGGACTGGAACTCGCTTTCCAAGGACTGCGCTCCTATTAGACCGATTCTCAGCCGATTGCATTATCACCCACTGTACCAATAACGCAATTCTAGATAACGAGTCCTGTGTCGAGCGACGTGGCGGACTTTTTGATATGTCGCACCACAAGATGAAGCCTCAGTAAGAGTGCGTATGGTATCATCTTTACATCTTTGCAACGATCTTACTTGGTACCAGAACTTCATCACACGCCTAAAACAATCGGGAATCGAAGCGAACGCCCCGACGAATGTTGGCTTCGTATATCATACATTCAATTTATGCGTAGCAGGCCGTGATTCACAAGCTTCGTGAGTATTAACATAGCACGTTATATGCGCCAGTGTTTGCTTACTTGTTTACAACGCAACGATAGAGGTGCGCAGGCCCCCCCGAATGGAGCCAATGAAATCCGCGTGAGCGCTGTTGGGAGTGCCTCGTCTGACGGCCTTACCTAGTTCTGAAGCTAGAGCCTTAGTTTTGTGAACTTGCTAGAGTCTTGGGGGGCTTTCTTACCATAGCCATTGGTGTATACACGACTCGTGGCATGGCCTGCTCCTTGTGAACGAATGAATAATTAATATTTATGATTGGCTAGtacttggatatatgcgtgcGAGAGTTGTGCAACAAAGCAAGTCATGATAGTGCCCAAAATAAATAGGTCGTAAACTACGATAGGGAAGCGGCAATTATCATAAATGAAATTAATCTAAATGCTACAGAGGTGCATGATCTCAAAGCGTGGAGGTTAAACGAAATACATAAGAGTTTAATTAATACGATATAAACGTTGTCCAACCAAGTTCGAATAAATTGTCTTCAAATTGTCTTCGGGGGGTCAATCAGGAATGGAATAAAAACATGACCAAACTCATAAGCGCGAGAATCCTCCACTTTCTTCTGTAAGGCTCGACATCGTGCCGGCCAGGTGGGCCTCACGCAATCGTTTGTCGAGCGATCGTGTGGCCCTTCTCGGGGCCGAAGAACGTGGCATTGATCGTGAGGTTGATGTAAGCCCACGAGGTGGAGACTGTAAAGGAACAGGAGTTGCTGAAAATAATTCGTGTTCGAGGGGAATGGAGACCGGAGGCCGTGATCTGAGATCTTCCACTAATTCTGGGGCGGTATGGCCTCCTGAACCAGACAGCAGTGTAATATCGTGGGGTTGTTGAACGTCTGCGACCACAGCCTCCATGCTGATAACATCCGTCTGGTCAAGCGCGGTATCGCCACTGTGGTCAGACCCCACGCTCCCTTCGCGAGCAGGAGATTGAAGTAAGGGTGGAAGCCTTAAACGCCCGGGAGAATTTTCTGATCTTAATGTACGTCGGGAGGGCGTGAACGGACGACGTTGACGAAATTGTTGCATTACGTGAGTTGAGAGTGTGGGAGAATCGTGAGTCGAGTCTTCAGATGGTTCTCGACGTTTTTTGTTGTGGACTTTATTACGCAACGGAATACGTTGTCGCCATGCATTTACACCGGCGACCAACGCAGGGGGTCGGGTCAATAGGGGAGTAGAATTCTCTGGTTCACCCGGAGGAGCGGTTGGCGCGTGGATAGAACGCAGAGCTAACGTGGATTTTCGATCTGACGAAGGATGACTGGAACGAATAGGTGAGGCGATAGGGAGATCATCAGTTTCCTGAAGGCGGCGTTTTCCGGACTTGGCTATGGCTAAAGATCGCTCCCCTACAATCTGGTATCATTCATGAATACGCAAATCGCAAGGTAAATTCATCTACTGACCTCAGAAACAACATACAGCGAATTCATCCATGGCAAATCCCTAGGAGCAATATAGCTATTTCCCTTGTGTTCTGCCTGCAATGTTGCAGATAAAACCCAATGAAGCGTGCGCTCCATAATAGTGGGTCGTGAATCACTACAAGAATATGGCTGCGTGATGAACGCATGTGTCCATTCTGTGAGTCAAATTAATCAGATGCTCTGCCATGTACTATGAGTCTCGAGCCGTTGATTACCTTTGCTAAAACAGCCAAAGGCCCATTGCTCATACGTTGTAATTATGAAAAAACGACACTGACGTTCTTCGCAACGGTCGTGAATCTTTACAAACGAACGTCATTAGTAACAATTATTCGTATCAAATAAAACACCCTTACAAATGCCCAAAGTTGCTGCGCCTGGCCCCAGGGTTTGTCATTGGGAACGGCTGGGGTGTTGGGCACGAATTTTGGCACAAAATTTCTGAGCTGAACAGAACATCAAGCCCTCCGAAATAGACCCTTCAAGAGATAAAACAAACAAACCTCACGGAGCGAGCAAAACGCAGCAAAGTCACGAGGTGAAAGGACCCATGGCTCCTGGACAAAAGTTGCCACCGTTGCTGGAGGAACCTCGGGCTCGCACAGCGTGAATGAAGAGCCCGAGCCCGAGCCAGCAAGAGACTCGGAGTGTCCATTTGCGGTGTGTTGCCGCTTGACCAGAGCATGGTGGCCACTCCTTTAGCCAGATGGGTGTAGTTTTGAGAGGAGGCCCATCGGAATTGCAGATTCGAGAGGACGAGTTCGGTCGCAGCAAGAATAGTGCGGCGCACAGCCGATGCAACGCAAATGATACTATCGCTAGGCGTGGTCAGTGTATTCAGAAAAGGATTTTGTACTTGTCGGTTTTGAACATGCGGAGTCAACGAGGGGAGGTTCGCGTGGACTGAAACGAAGCAGATCTAGGTCAAACGTTCGCTGAAACAGAGAAGGAACCTACATGTCTTTATATCATAGCTCAGTTCGTCAATTGATTCAATGAATGTGAGGTTCCTGGAAGGATTGGGGCGCTCAGACAGGCGGCCAAGGTGGGACCTGTGGCCGGGAGGAGGCATATGAGGGGCACCAGGCCCATGACGAAGTGAGGCAGGAGCGCTGCTTTACAAAATAGAGCGGGATTCTCAGAAGGCAACATTATTATAGATTATTGTGTTGTAGTGAGCGATGAAGTTGGATGATGTAACGAAAGCCGCCCAGCAGCAAGTAGGAGATGAGAGCAGGAAATGAGGGGAAGGGTATTTCGGGACGTTAAGCTCGTGGTGGTTATCAACCGATTTCAATGTCTACTCCTAATAGAGCCCAGGTCTCCTTTGCACAGGTAGGCGTGATTATGTTCGGAATATTGCATTCATGCACAAAGGTTGGTAATGAGCCCC from Rhizoctonia solani chromosome 16, complete sequence includes the following:
- a CDS encoding tRNA methyltransferase, translated to MWSNSRCIAVGDVVILWMTREDIQPIVVTPGKELNGRYGVYRHSDLVGVSYGSKISSRNGKGFIHALRPTPELWTLALPHRTQILYHADISYISMWLGIKPGSAVAEAGTGSGSFSHSIARTVGPTGRLFSFEFHEQRANKAREEFARHGMNEFVVLQHRNVCKDGFGLQNEVDSVFLDLPAPWEAVASAKQALRKDRIGRICCFSPCMEQVLRTVSALNELGFTGQTPTPFENFASNPDYFVHPFLVGRAGVTMYETLTKPHDICSAPMQTVEDAASRLRDIETRKEQRRLKQIEAAARDKKRKRVEGGEGEQSNDHSKRTKVAQLGGESLPELDFFGSPSGNSSSIQQERGPHTNTISPKASEERYIVSKPFGEVRGHTSYLTFAMLVPSTCDSTRSKELTGAQPMGTNSASLRNQRNAGFSDCCDSRGGETLAFLQAGR
- a CDS encoding DNA repair protein RHP42, encoding MESTDEEDFWDEVEVPQPVSYTVAETIEIPLTETEPRQPLDYDIEVTITKKGASTNEQQAEAIAKRQAAAHNRLVRLESHKLHTISLLASLSIRNKWLNDQALKARLLAHPDPARRGRLFETALVRLVSWFAPSSPATTQNLYVERPSDGWFRITNPGHIKSHTFEAGMRRIQVLEKREAERKARRAKRQERRAKRARARIKGKGKARDIKIWMLVTEDEWYAPERLRSPNSIAKHALQRSGSRDMAALVFVAIVRALGIPARLVSSLQCVPWALPKDYASKARKPKDKTTVTSKRDDQDTAVDEDAMPGVSSRVGSPNSTGANSVLSATAYHTDRSADHSDNPTRLKPSIKRKRGPGTGNNPISMIEGNQAPTLWAEVFSRPDGRWIPVDPVRGFVNRAGLFERRDQAGKRKAEKLMYVVAMEEDGYARDVTARYAKNFGAHQARARARIAAGRKNGKVEWWDSVMRVLKRPYALHRDDVEDAELSHQRALEGLPSSISAFKDHPIYALERHLRRDEAIHPRTEIAHFRGEPVFPRRNVLSLKPAEGWMRQGRVLRSGMQPIKMVKARASTIRKKRELEVRREDEGEVMVGMYAEWQTELYKSPPVIDGKIPTNDFGNIDLYVPTMLPEGAVHIPQKGCAKVARKLGINFAEAVTGFEFRNRQATPIITGIVIAAGNEQVFLEALASHIRLEQAKEATKRRERVLQRWTRLVQGLRIVQRVNEQYSGDNRPGIDENASADGTWSFLDDLKDVVRPYNLPQAQPIVPKLITEEEDRGVSELMMPQELLHGMPDSPSRYTWSALMEDDERHDEHAELESPTELMSRDTTNMEPPLTMQELADKLSRAREQGNSEPTNGETEVIPDATTPPLPEMESDRHVTKASPEDNDAKPNPIDNRSEANQNNTGKTTRQLRRSSRRHNALSTTPAPATPTPTRTLRPRRKP
- a CDS encoding SNF5/SMARCB 1/INI1 family protein, with the protein product MSSTVGARQWNSTYPPTLPTHAQAIYTSYHSRARTGSTLLMQPLGLAPVPPNHNPTQPPPTLTHAASFGPSRRTRGGVVNYAEMEDDEDENVDVEGESSGPALVVPTGISTGSRTSGELDRNYLGAIPPAKFIHPQKATRIQQEYFSEARLAEAASKRAIYIPVRLELNTESHQIRDSFLWNINDQGNSIQNESADANARQTHVGVADPDQAGIHPRDPRIEALRAELHGSSLVSGQTTPGTGIATTSISTSAASPASDGHVTPAPISVNIDDELDPMNDDGQKNQTLANDDKQGLTPVLELSPSNSKSQDKPTTAGETEKHSESDSDSDSESDYETDSEVDEPDCRVIVNLDLQISTHHLHDHIEWDLTSSLTPEHFARVLCADVGLAGEAVSLVACALREALLKHTKDALEAGLIGPGAHDSRSEPLGTAARKDVGPETLRSILRDWQDAEEYFPRLELLSAEELERRAMERERAIRRMRRETQRWGQANVSRKRFRER